The Motacilla alba alba isolate MOTALB_02 chromosome 23, Motacilla_alba_V1.0_pri, whole genome shotgun sequence genomic interval CCACATGCTGCTAATGAACCACTCAGGCCAGTGCATTTGCATTAATGTGCAAAGCACTGGAGGAGGGTGGAGTGGCTGCATCTGGCCAAGGCTGACCTTCCCTGCACCGCCCAGCCTCCCCAAGCCGCGTCGCGCTCCCGCCGCTCTCCCACCACCCGCCGGACCCAGGAACTCCTCGGGATGGCCCCGACCCACATTCCAGGACACCAGGACACCGAGCCGCCTCATACTCGCTGCCCACGCTGTCCCCTTCCCGTACCGTGCCTGGCCAACTCCACCACCCCTTCCCACACGGATCATGGATGACGCCCCCCGCCAGTGCCCCTCTCTgcaccctgtccccagtgcaCAAGTGACCACAGCATTCCTCCTGcactcttccctgctccccaaaaaGCGATCACTCCTGCCTCCTGCACGGAAACCTGCTCGGCATGTCTGTCCTCCCTGGTTACTTGTCCTGGGacctcccagcaccagcccagagctcccttccagcagcccaggggagcagggggccCTCTCCAAGCCCccccaccccagagctggcaggcagcGCCGGGCGCGGGCGTCACTGGAGCCCTTGGGTTGTTTGTTACGGCTCCCAACTGCCGCTGTCCCCGGAGAGGTTTCGAAGGCGAGTGACCCACGAACTGGAATGCGCAAAGCCTCCAGCAAACAGAGCCAGCTGCCTGCGCCCGCGCAGGGGGGGTGGCGAGGGGAGAGCAGCCGGCCCCgcacggcacggcacagcacggCACGGCACAGCCCCGACACAACTGCACGGCCCTGATGTCCTCCCAAAGTGGGCAACCACCTGGCTGAGGCGAGATAAGAGCAGCACATTGGTCTTGTCAAGTCCCCAGTGTCATCAGCTATCGTCAAGGTCCCCAGGCCCCCATGTCCcacttcctcccttcctcccagccTGTTATTTGGCAGCACATGGCCTCCCAGAGCCGTGCTGGGATCGTGCTTCTGTCTGCCAGACGCGAGTCCTCGGGCGGCCGAAGGACCTTTAGGACACGGGACAGCACGGTGGCAGCGCCAGACCCCTGGCCTTGGTCCTTGCCAGCTCCCCAGGTGCGGGGGGCTCCCGCTGGAACCAGTGTGGATGAGCAGGGCCCTGCCTACCCCGGGTGGGCACGGCAGGGTCTCAGCAGCTCCGTGCCCGGTGCGAAGCCCCACGCTGGAGCGCGTGCACGCGGGTGTCTGGGTCTGTCACAGCCCGGTGAGCAAGTTAATCTCGGGCTCCCTGACACGTGGAATAAAATCGCGATCCCATAATGGAATTCATTCGTCTTCCTGTCCAGGCAAAGAACAAGCCCTCCACTGCccgctggggctggggctgggccaggccaAGGTGGccagtgcccagctcccagctgggggTCCCTGCCTGCGCCcaccctcctccctgccacggggcCAGGCCGGCACTGGAGCGATGCTCCTGCGAGCGCAGACCCAGAAAGGAGCCCAACACTGGGTGCTGCAGAGCGCTCCCTTCCCAGGGGACACCAGCCACGTCGCCGGGGGCAGCTGGGGTCACCAGGGAGGGTTGAGCTCCGCCAGGGTGATCTGGGCTCCCGTCCTGCtggacacaggcacagcactcatgaggggggaaagggaaactgaggcaggtgGCAGTTTTGGGAGAGGGCGATCCAGGTGGCATGAAGGGGACAGGGGAAAATGTCCCTCTGTCCTTGTGtctttctgtccctgctgctccttctctaCTGCAAGTGCCTTGGCCAGGCTTGGCACAGAGGACCCATCCCAGGGACTCTGCAGGGATGGCACCAGTGGGGGCACCCGTGGGAGACCCCAGCACTTCCCCAGGGACTGCCTCATCCACAGCCATGGGTACAAGTCACAGGGAAAATCTCAGGagtctgggcagggcaggaggccACAGGGTTGccatgctgctctgtgcttcatTTTCCCTCTGGCACCCACGCTGAAGCCACCCCCAGGCAGGAAAGTGACCCTGCGGccagcagaagaggaggaggaggaggaggagaaggaggaggagaaggaggaggaggaggagaaggaggagtgTGCTCCTTCTCGGGCACACAAAGCCCCTTTCATTGGGGCTGAGTTTGGATttcctctgccagcccagcacctcgctccctcctgccctgccagcaagGCTGTGGTTGGAGTGGGAAGCTGGCGggtgggacacctggggggacacACGGACCTTCAGGTGGCTTCATCCCTCACCCTGACCATCCCCATGATTTTCGCCTCCTGTCAGCTTTTAATTATACCCCTAATAAAAGTCGTTTTGCAGGGGAACAGGAGCTTTGTTGCTCAGGAGctcatctgctcctgctgctcctttcctgctttAAGCTGTAATCCtcagctggggacactgcaATTAGCCACCGTGGAGCTGGGCACCGTGTCACCGAGGATTAGGGCTCCCTTCGGTGGGAGCTGGGGGACCCAGCCCTGGTGTGGGCCGGTGGCTCTTTGCAGGACAGGGTGTCCCCACTACAGCCCCCAAAAGAGGGCCACAGGCTCAAGAGCCCCCCGAGCCAGGCATCCTCCAGCTGACCTCCTCTGGGCACCCACTGCCCTGCACCCTGCACGGCACCAGTGCCACTGGGTTTTCTGGGGTGCATGGGACCCGCACGGCCCCTCTGCCAaaccccctgcagccccccgtGCAGACAGACCCGAGCAGGTCACCCTGCCAGGGGTCGCGTGGCTTTGCAGAGTGTGACTCTGGGGACAGCAACGGGGCTGGGAAGACCAACAGGAGCCTCAACCCACGCCTCTGCACGTCTGTGAACACCGCTGCCCACCCCAGGGCCCTGTGTCCCCGAGCGGGGGTGaagggggaaactgaggcaccaGGTGCCCACGACACACACACTGAAGCTGGAGACAGCTTCAGAGACACTGGTGACTGGAGTGACACTGGTGACTGGTGTGACACTGGTGACTGGAGTGACACTGGCGCGGTTTCGGTGACACGGGACCCTCATGCACGGTGCAAAGGCCTCATCTGCAGCACGGCAAAGGGGTGCTGGACCCCTCGAAGCCCCCGCGAGGAGCCCACGCGTGGCTCCGGGTGCCTGTCGCCAATCAGCCTCTTGCCGGGGCTGCAAGGGGAGCCCGGCGCTCGTTAGCAGCCGCTCATTAAGAGCCCTCCGGGAGGATGAAGGAACCGGGGGCACCTGCACCTCCGTTTAATGAGCTGCAGCACCGTTACACGTTGCAGGGGACCTCGGGCACGGTGGGGGTGCTGGCGCGGGGGCTGCCCCCACCCCGACCCCCACCCAAAGCAGGGTGCgggtccctgtgccctgtcccctcgCCATGGGAAGGGAGGAACGTGGCGAGTTGAGTCACGGTGACAACTGCAAcggcagtggcagctgctgccagggacaccCCGAGGTCCCCAGCAGCGCccggggacaccctggggactcATCCCCCCTCCAAGCCAGCACCCACGGGCGCTGCACAGAGAGGGTGACCGCGACAGAGCGGGACAGCAGCGCCGGGGCACGACAGGACCTCTGGAACCTCAGGGTGGGCACCTTCCCACTCTGGGTGCCCCTGGACTGAAAAGGGGACTGACATCCTGCCCCCAAGGGCCTCACCcagcccccagagctcccagtcCGGCCAGCGAACCACAGCCTCACGCAGCGCTGGGAGGGGACCACGGGGGGGAACCTGCCGGGGCACCCCACGCGGGCGCGATGCGTCCCCAcgccagcagccagccccgcagCACGGCCGGGTCCCCTCGCTCGCAGCACCCGCGTGGGGCTGTCCCTCGTTAATGTTTACTCGGGTTCGTTAGCGCCAGCACATCGCCATGGCAACGCTGCAAGCTGCGCGTCGCCATCCGCGCCACTGTCGCGAGGCTTGGGGACGTCCCCACGCGTGGGGTCACCGCGGGCACCCGCCACCCCCCGCCCCGGGCGTGTGGGGGGCatgtggggagcagggacacaccAGGGCTGGCCACCTCCCCGCCGGGGTGGCACGGCTCGGTGTCACCGTGCCCGGGTGACAGCACCCCCGCTCACCCCCAAAGCGCCGCCGCCACGCCGGGGCTGCAGGCGGGCGCGGGCACTGCCAGCACGCCTCGGCGCTGCATTATTTATAaactggaggagcagagggttcggcagcagctgcagagcccttcGGGCCACCCTGCCCGGCGTCACGCAGCCACCCAGCCCACCGGCACGGTGGCAccgcagccccggcagccaGGAGGCACGACAGGGACAAGGCTGCccgtggggctggcagagccacgGGGCACCCAGATGTCACCCTGGCGTCCCCTTGGATGGTACGGGCGGCTGGGGCAGCACGTGGGGATGTCTGgcgtgtccctgtgtcccctgcacTGGCACTGCACCCCAGCCTGCCTCCTGCCACTTCAACCTGCTCTGAACCAACCCAGCCTGCCTCCTGCCACCTCAGCCTTCCTGCTGCCACTCCGACCTGCTCCTCCCGCGACCTCCCTCTTGCCACCTCAACCTCCCTCTTGTCACCCCAGCCCGCCCGCTGCCGCCCCGGCCCGCTCCTGCCCCGCACGGCCCCACTGCAGATGGAGCTGGTGGTGGCAGCCAAGGGGTGTCCCCGTGCCAGCCCCCCGGCACACGGGCGAGCACCGCGAGGAGGATGTGGCCCCAGCATTTTCTCCCACCACGGGCTCTGTTGGCTACGGCAAACAGGTTTTCCTTAAGCTTTGCAGAATCCACCCACCTCCTCCCCCCCTACGAGTCCCACCTCCAGGCTgatggggagaaggaaggaggggggTGAAAGGCTGAATTGgggcttttaatttttcattattaatttcCCATCGACGCCGAGAGGCACCGGGGCTCTCTGAGCCGCCCCCAGCATCGCCCCCCGCGCTCCCGCGCGCTCTCCCGGAGCTCTGCACCGGCTGAAGCCGAGCCAGGCTGCCGATAGGATTAATTCTGCATGACTGCCCATCTCCGCGGGGGGATCTAAGACCCTCAGGCCTGCAGCAATCTTTAAAATTCCTCCAGCCCAACTTAATTCcctcttcctgcagagctggcgCATCTGCTGCAGTCAGGCACGGAGAGAAGGAGACGGAGGGAGAGGGGGGGATGACGGGCACCCAGCACCGCCGTCGGCTCCGGCGCCAGGCGGTGGCCCTGCTATGGTGGCCGTGGTCCTGCGTTGTCACCGTGGGGTCACCCAAAGCCATGCCAGtcacccatcccatccctgtgggTGGCTTGTACTGGGGATGGGGGAAACTGAGTCAGCgtggggcagccctggatgcAGGGTTCCCCCCTGTTTCCCCCTGCTTCCATTTAGGGGATGGACACAGCCCCCTAAactgctgtcacctccctgtccctgctgggactCCCCAAAGCAGGAGATTGATGtaaaaatggggtttttccATCAGCTATGAGCTCTGCCTCTCCAAGCAGGTCTCACTCAGCCCCCCGGCCCACTCTCACCTTCCGCTGTCCCAAAGGACACTCCCAGGGTCGAACACCCTCTGGGAGCATTCAGGGCTCAGGATTCCCTGGATCTTGGGATGGCCCATcagaaacagagctgctgcttgggaaaagcagctcGGGGAAAAGCCTCCCCTCCTCAGCCACAGGACAAGCACCCGGTGTGCCCCGGAGGCCACCCACGCCCGTCCTCATCCCCTGGGCCGCCCTGCCCGTTCAGCCGCCTCCGGACAGCGCCAGGACGAGGAGCCCGGCCAGGCTGGGGGCTCTCCCCCCCAAGCCCCGCCATGCACCGCGGCAGCCTGGGGACGGTGGCG includes:
- the LOC119711055 gene encoding proline-rich receptor-like protein kinase PERK9 isoform X2 gives rise to the protein MMLRPALPTLGCPRILRDSALPAPGTRRHLNTQPVPPLACIPLPPWDAEGLMGCGCIIPFHMLLMNHSGQCICINVQSTGGGWSGCIWPRLTFPAPPSLPKPRRAPAALPPPAGPRNSSGWPRPTFQDTRTPSRLILAAHAVPFPYRAWPTPPPLPTRIMDDAPRQCPSLHPVPSAQVTTAFLLHSSLLPKKRSLLPPARKPARHVCPPWLLVLGPPSTSPELPSSSPGEQGALSKPPHPRAGRQRRARASLEPLGCLLRLPTAAVPGEVSKASDPRTGMRKASSKQSQLPAPAQGGWRGESSRPRTARHSTARHSPDTTARP
- the LOC119711055 gene encoding uncharacterized protein LOC119711055 isoform X1, with amino-acid sequence MSRALPTPGGHGRVSAAPCPVRSPTLERVHAGVWVCHSPVSKLISGSLTRGIKSRSHNGIHSSSCPGKEQALHCPLGLGLGQAKVASAQLPAGGPCLRPPSSLPRGQAGTGAMLLRAQTQKGAQHWVLQSAPFPGDTSHVAGGSWGHQGGLSSARVIWAPVLLDTGTALMRGERETEAGGSFGRGRSRWHEGDRGKCPSVLVSFCPCCSFSTASALARLGTEDPSQGLCRDGTSGGTRGRPQHFPRDCLIHSHGYKSQGKSQESGQGRRPQGCHAALCFIFPLAPTLKPPPGRKVTLRPAEEEEEEEEKEEEKEEEEEKEECAPSRAHKAPFIGAEFGFPLPAQHLAPSCPASKAVVGVGSWRVGHLGGHTDLQVASSLTLTIPMIFASCQLLIIPLIKVVLQGNRSFVAQELICSCCSFPALSCNPQLGTLQLATVELGTVSPRIRAPFGGSWGTQPWCGPVALCRTGCPHYSPQKRATGSRAPRARHPPADLLWAPTALHPARHQCHWVFWGAWDPHGPSAKPPAAPRADRPEQVTLPGVAWLCRV